A stretch of Argiope bruennichi chromosome 10, qqArgBrue1.1, whole genome shotgun sequence DNA encodes these proteins:
- the LOC129987731 gene encoding uncharacterized protein LOC129987731 produces MPSRFKKGETLKSQARKIVHNVAEFCSEEAAAKSLKVPLPQAMERAAQATGVSEGTIRKIKNEVSTLDKTEVLSTPGKHRKRPIDRNCEIDDFDKCVIRQTVQDFYVQQKKVPSLRKLLPVLREKLNFHWNKESLRKVLHSMNFRWKKCANKRKFLIERPDIVFWRNNYLRKMRQYRKSKCQIVFIDETWVDSNLTFRKCWQSDTISGAEINVNSKNRLIIVHAGSSTGFIPGAQLIYKASTKTGDYHGQMNYENFEKWVLEKLIPNLRPKSVVCMDNAPYHTKVANPTPTKYSTKKEMTDWLINNGIECDMKMRKAELYSLIDRNRPKEIIYKIDSIIKENGHYVLRLPPYHCDLNAIEYVWSSVKRLIKERNITGDLSLENLQNLLCNALGGVSSKEWEAHCRHVEKLENSYWEKDGILEEVVDELVVQIGSTESDSDSEETESCDSDSEFF; encoded by the coding sequence atgccttCTCGATTTAAGAAAGGAGAGACTTTGAAATCACAAGCACGTAAAATTGTGCATAATGTTGCAGAGTTCTGCTCCGAAGAAGCTGCAGCAAAATCTTTGAAGGTTCCTCTTCCACAAGCCATGGAAAGAGCTGCTCAGGCGACTGGAGTGTCGGAAGGCactattaggaaaattaaaaatgaagtttcgacACTGGACAAAACGGAAGTTTTGAGTACTCCTGGAAAGCACCGTAAAAGGCCTATTGACCGAAATTGTGAAATTGACGACTTCGACAAATGTGTTATTCGTCAAACAGTTCAAGATTTTTACGTCCAGCAAAAGAAAGTgccttctttaagaaaattacttcccGTATTGAGAGAGAAGttgaattttcattggaataagGAATCATTGAGGAAAGTTTTGCATTCAATGAATTTTCGCTGGAAGAAATGcgcgaataaaagaaaatttctcatcgAAAGACCTGATATTGTGTTTTGGAGAAACAACTACTTGCGAAAAATGAGGCAGTACAGAAAAAGTAAATGCCAgatagttttcattgatgaaacgTGGGTCGACAGTAATCTAACATTTAGAAAATGCTGGCAAAGTGATACAATTTCAGGAgccgaaataaatgtaaattctaaaaatcGATTGATCATTGTGCATGCTGGCTCGTCCACGGGATTTATTCCTGGCgctcaattaatttacaaagcgtCAACTAAAACTGGTGATTATCATGgccaaatgaattatgaaaattttgagaaatgggtGTTGGAAAAACTCATTCCAAATTTGCGCCCAAAAAGTGTCGTGTGCATGGACAATGCTCCATATCACACAAAAGTTGCAAATCCGACACCTACCAAATACAGTACGAAGAAAGAAATGACCGATTGGCTGATTAATAACGGAATAGAATGCGATATGAAAATGAGGAAAGCGGAACTGTATTCGCTAATTGATAGGAATCGCCCTaaagaaatcatatataaaattgacagcataataaaagaaaatgggcaTTATGTCTTGCGACTTCCCCCCTACCATTGCGATTTAAATGCGATTGAATACGTTTGGTCTTCAGTCAAAAGACTCATCAAAGAGAGAAATATAACAGGAGACTTAAGTTTAGAAAACTTACAGAATCTGTTGTGCAATGCTTTGGGCGGAGTGTCTTCCAAGGAATGGGAGGCTCATTGCCGTCATgtggaaaaacttgaaaattcttattgggaaaaagatggaattttagagGAAGTAGTAGACGAACTGGTAGTTCAAATTGGAAGTACTGAATCGGATTCCGATTCAGAAGAAACGGAATCATGTGACagtgattcagaatttttttaa